Part of the Pseudomonas abietaniphila genome is shown below.
GTGGAGCGGGGAGATGAATGCACGACTCAAGAATGCGAAGAGCGTTAGCTCCAGCCCGAGTTGCTCTAGTGCGCGGAAGTCCAGGCCCCACAAAACGCGACTTGGGTGCAGGCTGAGCGCAGGTGGCGCGGAGTGGGTCGAGCGGCATGGATGCCGCGAGAGCGCCGTCAGGACATGGATGTCCGTTCGGCGCGGGCCCACGGAGCGTCGCCGGAGTGAAGGAACCCGACGAAGTCGGGCCCAACCGGGAGCCGGACCCTTGGTTACTTGGGGTCTTTTCAAGTAACTCGCCGAAGGCGAAACAGGTCTGGCGTTAGCCAGAGCAGAGGTTGCGGCACCACCGAACTCGGCTATACCCCCAATCCCAATCCCAATCCCAATCCCAATCCCAATCCCAATCCCAATCCCAATCCCAATCCCAATCCCAAAAACATACGCCCAAAAAAAGCCCCGCCAAATAAGCGGGGTTGAGGTACGAGCGTGGCAGCTCGAAAAACAGCGAAGGCCCGTTTCATGGGAAACGGGCCTTGTACGGCTTACAGCAGAATCGTACGAATATCCGCCAGCAAATCGCTCAGACGCTTGGTGAAGCGAGCCGCTGCTGCGCCGTTGATCACACGGTGATCGTAAGACAGCGACAGCGGCAGCATCAGGCGAGGCTGGAACGCCTTGCCGTCCCAGACCGGTTGCATGGTGGCCTTGGACACACCCAGGATCGCCACTTCAGGCGCGTTGACGATCGGCGTGAAGCCGGTGCCGCCAATGTGACCGAGGCTGGAGATCGTGAAGCAGGCGCCTTGCATCTCGTTGGCCGACAGCTTCTTGCTGCGGGCTTTCTCAGCCAGCTCGGCAGCTTCGGCAGCCAGTTGCAGCAGGCTCTTCTGGTCGACGTTCTTGATCACAGGGACCAGGAGGCCTTCCGGCGTGTCCACGGCGAAGCCGATGTTGACGTATTTCTTGCGGATGATGGCCTTGCCGCTTGGCGCCAGCGAACTGTTGAAGTCCGGCAGTTCCTTGAGCAGGTGTGCGCAGGACTTGAGCAGCAGAGGCAATACGGTCAGCTTCACGCCCGCTTTCTCGGCGACGGCTTTCTGCGCAACGCGGAAAGCTTCCAGGTCGGTGATGTCGGCCTGATCGAACTGAGTCACGTGCGGGATGTTCAGCCAGCTGCGGTGCAGGCCGGTGGCGCCCAGTTGCATCAGGCGAGTCATCGGCACTTCTTCGATTTCGCCGAACCGACTGAAATCGACTTCCGGAATCGGTGGAATCCCCATGCCGCCGGCAGCGCCGCCAGCAGCTGGCGCGTCCTTGGACTTGGTCATGATGGATTTGACGTAAGCCTGCACGTCTTCCTTCAGCACGCGACCGTGTGGGCCGGTGGCAGTCACAGCGCTCAGCTCGACGCCGAACTCGCGGGCCAGCTGACGAACAGCCGGGCCTGCGTGAACCTTGGCGCCGTCTTTGGCAGGAGCGGCTGCAGGAGCAGGGGCTGCTTCGGCTTTCGGAGCAGGTGCAGCGGCCGGTGCTGCTGCAGGCGCGTCAGCCTTGGCCGGAGCCGGAGCTGCTGCCGGAGCAGGAGCAGCGGCCGGTGCAGCGCCAGCCACTTTCAATTTCAGGATCAGGTCGCCCGTGCCGACTTCGTCTTCGACCTTGACGCTGATGCTCTCGACCACGCCCGCGGCTGGAGAAGGAATCTCCATCGAGGCTTTGTCGGATTCCAGCGTGATCAGCGATTGATCGGCTTCGATGCTGTCGCCAACCTTGACCATCAACTCGATGATACGAGCCTTGCCCGACGAACCGATGTCAGGGACGTGGATGTCCTGAACGGCGGCTTCGGCAGCAGGGGCGGGTGCGGCAGCGGCCGGGGCAGCGGCTTCAGCAGGCTTTTCAGCCGCAGGTGCCGGAGCAGCTGCAGCAGGTTCAGCGGCAGGCGCAGCCGCGGCTTCGCCTTCGACTTCCAGCTCGAACAGCTCGTCGCCTTCTTTCAGGCGGTCGCCCAGCTTCACTTTCATGCTTTTGATGACGCCGGCTTTAGGCGCAGGGATTTCCATGCTCGCCTTGTCCGACTCCAGCGTCAGAACGCTCTGGTCCGCTTCGATGCGATCACCGACCTTGACGAACAACTCAATGACTTCACCTTCACCGTTGCCGATGTCGGGTACGCGAATTAACTCACTCACAATGTCTCTCCTTAGGAGAACCTGTTCACTCGACTGCGCTGCCGGTAGTGCGACAAAACAGCCTTGGATGCTCATTTACCGGAGTAAATTCCGCATCCTTGGCTGTCTTGCGCAATGTCGCAGCGCGCTTTGCGATCGTTAACGCAGACCTTAGCAGTCCAGCGGGTTGCGTTTATCCGGGTCGATACCGAACTTGGTGATGGCTTCCGCCACGACCTTAGGTTCGATGTCGCCACGATCGGCCAAGGCTTCCAGGGCGGCCAGCACGACGAAGTGACGGTCAACTTCGAAGAAGTTGCGCAGCTTCTTGCGGCTGTCGGAACGGCCGAAGCCGTCGGTGCCCAGGACTTTGTATTCCTTGGTCGGAACCCACTGACGGATCTGGTCAGCGAACAGTTTCATGTAGTCGGTCGAAGCGATCACCGGACCTTTACGGCCGTTGAGGCACTCTTCAACGTAGCTCACTTGTGGCTTCTGGCCTGGTTTCAGGCGGTTGGCGCGTTCTACGGCCAGACCGTCGCGACGCAGTTCGTTGAAGCTAGTAACGCTCCAGACGTCCGCACCGACGTTGAACTGCTCGCGCAGGATCTTCGCCGCTTCGCGTACTTCGCGCAGGATGGTGCCCGAACCCAGGAGCTGCACGTGATGCGCGGCTTCCTTGGTGTCTTCTTCCAGCAGGTACATGCCCTTGACGATGCCTTCTTCGGAACCTGCCGGCATGGCTGGCTGGACGTAGGATTCGTTCATCACGGTCAGGTAGTAGAAGACGTCCTGTTGTTCTTCGAACATCTTCTTCATGCCGTCCTGAATGATCACCGCCAGCTCGTAGCCGTAGGTTGGATCGTAGGTGCGGCAGTTCGGGATGGTCGAGGCCAGTATGTGGCTGTGACCGTCTTCGTGCTGCAGACCTTCACCGTTCAGGGTGGTACGACCGGCGGTGCCGCCGACCAGGAAGCCACGGGTGCGGCTGTCGCCTGCGGCCCATGCCAGGTCACCGATACGCTGGAAACCGAACATCGAGTAGAAGATGTAGAACGGAATCATCGGCTGGTTGTGGCTGCTGTACGAAGTACCGGCAGCGATGAAGGAGGACATGGCGCCTGCTTCGTTGATGCCTTCCTCGAGGATCTGACCTTTCTTGTCCTCGCGGTAGAACATCACTTGTTCTTTGTCGACTGGCTCGTACAGCTGACCTACGGAGGAGTAGATGCCCAGCTGACGGAACATGCCTTCCATACCGAAGGTACGGGCTTCGTCCGGGATGATCGGAACGATGCGCTGACCCACTTCCTTGTCCTTGACCAATTGGGTCAGGATGCGCACGAACGCCATGGTGGTGGAGATTTCGCGGTCGCCAGTACCGTCCAGGATAGCCTTCAGGGTTTCCAGTGGCGGGGTCGGCAGGCTGAAGCTCTGTGCACGACGCTGCGGCACGAAACCGCCCAGCGCAGCACGACGCTCGCTCAGGTAACGGGCTTCGGCGCTGCCTTCTTCCGGTTTGAAGAACGGCAGTGCTTCCAGCTGGTCGTCTTTGACCGGAATGTCGAAACGGTCGCGGAAGTGACGCAGGCTGTCGACGTCGACTTTCTTGGTGTTGTGCGCGGTGTTTTTCGCTTCACCGGCGCCGGTGCCATAACCTTTGATGGTCTTGGCCAGAACCACGGTCGGTTGACCTTTGTGGTTAACGGCCTGGTGGTACGCCGCGTAGACCTTGTACGGGTCGTGGCCGCCACGGTTGAGCTTCCAGATCTCGTCGTCGGACATGTCTGCAACCATCGCCTTGAGTTCTGGCGTGTTGAAGAAGTGTTCGCGAACGAAGGCGCCGTCTTTGGCCTTGTAGTTCTGGTATTCGCCGTCGATGACTTCGTCCATGCGACGTTGCAGGATGCCGTCGACGTCCTTGGCCAGCAGTGGGTCCCAGAAACGGCCCCAGATGACTTTGGTCACGTTCCACTGAGCACCGCGGAAGACGCCTTCCAGTTCCTGGATGATCTTGGCGTTGCCGCGAACCGGACCGTCCAGACGCTGCAGGTTGCAGTTCACGACGAAGATCAGGTTGTCGAGCTTCTCGCGACCGGCCAGGGCGATGGCGCCCAGGGATTCCGGCTCGTCGGTCTCGCCGTCGCCCAGGAAGCACCAGACTTTCTGCTTGCCTTCAGGGATGTAACCGCGGTGCTCCAGGTACTTCATGAAGCGCGCCTGGTAGATCGCCTGGATTGGACCCAGACCCATGGAAACGGTCGGGAACTGCCAGAAGTCTTTCATCAGCCACGGGTGTGGGTAGGACGACAGACCGTTGCCATCGACTTCCTGACGGAAGTTGTTCATTTGTTCTTCAGTGATGCGGCCTTCCATGAACGCACGGGCGTAGACGCCTGGCGATGCGTGACCCTGGAAGTAGATCAGGTCGCCGCCGTGTTCGTCGGTCGGGGCCTGGAAGAAGTAGTTGAAGCCAATGTCGTACAGGGTTGCACTGGAAGCGAAGCTGGAGATGTGACCGCCCAGATCCGGATCGCCGATGTTGGTTTTGACAACCATTGCCAGGGCGTTCCAACGCACCAACGAGCGAATGCGGCGTTCCATGAACAGGTCGCCAGGCATGCGTGCTTCGTGGGTGACAGGAATGGTGTTGCGGTATGGCGTGGTGATGGCGTACGGCAGCTGCGAACCACTTCGTGTGGCCAGCTCACCCATACGGGTCATCAGGTAATGAGCACGGTCTTCGCCTTCTTTGTCGAGAACCGATTCCAGGGCGTCCAGCCATTCCTGGGTTTCGACGGGATCGAGGTCTTGCATGGCTTGCTCCAGGGCGGAAAGGCTTCCAGAATCGGTTGCCTGAGTTTGTTGCGACTGGCCTTGTGGGCAGACGACGTAAAAATTCTTGGATGACCGGAGTTGTACCCGGCGTTGTGTAGTTTTACTACAAATCTTTGGCCGTTTCAGCTTTTTGACTTGTATATACAGTAGTAAAACTACAGGTGAACGATGTTTTCGCTCGGGTCACGCAGTGAAACAAATCGCTAATGTTGGTTGAAACAACAAACAGATCAAGTGAAAGCTGATGCTGGCAACCAAAAATAATGAAGCGCTAGCAATTTTTAACCTTTGTTCGACAGTCCTGTCCGTATCGTGTGTACAAACCTCCACGGCGGGTAGTCTTTTGAACGCCGACCAAGGATAGACCATGAGCCTCCCTTTGCTGGCTGATCTGCCGGCCGTCCTGCTGCCGTTGGTCACTCGTGCACAGCAGTCGTTCCGCGCTGCGCTTGTCTCTCTGACGGACGCCGGTCCGGCGACTTTCGACGCCTGGCCCGCTGAACGTCTGGCCGCTTTCGATCGCGTCTGCGCGGCCAGCGACTTTGTCGCCGATCAGGTGAGCCGCGACCCTCAGATGCTGCTCGACCTCGCCGAATCCGGTGAGCTTGAGCGTGGCTATAAAGCCGGTGAGCTGCGCGAACAGATTGCTGTCGCAGTGCAGGAAGCGCTCAGTGACGATGAGCTGGGGCGTAATCTACGTCGGCAGAGGACGCGGCAGCAAGTCCGAATTATCTGGCGCGACCTGACACGGCAAGCCGATCTGATCGAAACCTGTCGCGACCTTTCCGACATGGCCGATGGCAGTATCGACCTCGCGTACCAGTGGCTGTATGAAAGGCATTGCCAGCAATTCGGAACACCCACCGGGCGTCGCAGCGGCGAGCCGCAGCACATGGTGATCCTCGGCATGGGCAAGCTTGGCGCGGTCGAATTGAACCTGTCTTCAGACATCGACCTGATCTTCGCCTACCCCGAGGGCGGCGAAACCCAAGGGGTCAAACGTCCGCTGGATAATCAGGAGTTTTTCATCCGTCTGGGCCAGCGTCTGATCAAGGCGCTGGATCCGGTCACGGTCGACGGTTTTGTCTTTCGCGTCGACATGCGCTTGCGGCCCTATGGCTCGTCTGGCGCGCTGGTGCTCAGCTTCAACGCGCTTGAGCAGTATTACCAGGATCAAGGGCGCGACTGGGAACGCTACGCCATGATCAAGGCACGCGTGGTCGGCGGTGATCAGGCCAAGGGTGACGAGTTGCTGGAAATGCTGCGACCGTTTGTTTATCGGCGCTACCTGGATTTTTCGGCCATCGAAGCGCTGCGCACCATGAAGCAACTGATTCAGCAGGAGGTCCGGCGCAAGGGCATGGCGGCCAACATCAAACTGGGTTCGGGCGGGATCCGCGAGGTGGAATTCATCGCTCAAGCGTTCCAGCTTATTCACGGCGGTCGCGACCTGAGCCTGCAGCAGCGTCCGTTGCTCAAGGTGTTGCGCACGCTCGACGGTCAGGGCTATCTGCCTTCGGCCGTCATCGATGAGCTGCGTCAGGGGTATGAATTCCTGCGCTACACCGAGCACGCCATACAGGCCATTGCCGACCGCCAGACACAGATGCTGCCCGAGGATGATCAGGACCAGTCGCGCATCGCGTTTATCATGGGCTTTGCCGACTGGGACAGCTTCCACGAGAAGCTTATGTATTGGCGCGGTCGGGTTGACTGGCATTTCCGGCAAGTCATCGCCGACCCGGATGAAGAAGACGGTCAGGAGGACGGCGGCGAGGAGATCGTCGGCGGCGAGTGGTTGCCACTGTGGGAAGA
Proteins encoded:
- the aceF gene encoding dihydrolipoyllysine-residue acetyltransferase is translated as MSELIRVPDIGNGEGEVIELFVKVGDRIEADQSVLTLESDKASMEIPAPKAGVIKSMKVKLGDRLKEGDELFELEVEGEAAAAPAAEPAAAAPAPAAEKPAEAAAPAAAAPAPAAEAAVQDIHVPDIGSSGKARIIELMVKVGDSIEADQSLITLESDKASMEIPSPAAGVVESISVKVEDEVGTGDLILKLKVAGAAPAAAPAPAAAPAPAKADAPAAAPAAAPAPKAEAAPAPAAAPAKDGAKVHAGPAVRQLAREFGVELSAVTATGPHGRVLKEDVQAYVKSIMTKSKDAPAAGGAAGGMGIPPIPEVDFSRFGEIEEVPMTRLMQLGATGLHRSWLNIPHVTQFDQADITDLEAFRVAQKAVAEKAGVKLTVLPLLLKSCAHLLKELPDFNSSLAPSGKAIIRKKYVNIGFAVDTPEGLLVPVIKNVDQKSLLQLAAEAAELAEKARSKKLSANEMQGACFTISSLGHIGGTGFTPIVNAPEVAILGVSKATMQPVWDGKAFQPRLMLPLSLSYDHRVINGAAAARFTKRLSDLLADIRTILL
- the aceE gene encoding pyruvate dehydrogenase (acetyl-transferring), homodimeric type — translated: MQDLDPVETQEWLDALESVLDKEGEDRAHYLMTRMGELATRSGSQLPYAITTPYRNTIPVTHEARMPGDLFMERRIRSLVRWNALAMVVKTNIGDPDLGGHISSFASSATLYDIGFNYFFQAPTDEHGGDLIYFQGHASPGVYARAFMEGRITEEQMNNFRQEVDGNGLSSYPHPWLMKDFWQFPTVSMGLGPIQAIYQARFMKYLEHRGYIPEGKQKVWCFLGDGETDEPESLGAIALAGREKLDNLIFVVNCNLQRLDGPVRGNAKIIQELEGVFRGAQWNVTKVIWGRFWDPLLAKDVDGILQRRMDEVIDGEYQNYKAKDGAFVREHFFNTPELKAMVADMSDDEIWKLNRGGHDPYKVYAAYHQAVNHKGQPTVVLAKTIKGYGTGAGEAKNTAHNTKKVDVDSLRHFRDRFDIPVKDDQLEALPFFKPEEGSAEARYLSERRAALGGFVPQRRAQSFSLPTPPLETLKAILDGTGDREISTTMAFVRILTQLVKDKEVGQRIVPIIPDEARTFGMEGMFRQLGIYSSVGQLYEPVDKEQVMFYREDKKGQILEEGINEAGAMSSFIAAGTSYSSHNQPMIPFYIFYSMFGFQRIGDLAWAAGDSRTRGFLVGGTAGRTTLNGEGLQHEDGHSHILASTIPNCRTYDPTYGYELAVIIQDGMKKMFEEQQDVFYYLTVMNESYVQPAMPAGSEEGIVKGMYLLEEDTKEAAHHVQLLGSGTILREVREAAKILREQFNVGADVWSVTSFNELRRDGLAVERANRLKPGQKPQVSYVEECLNGRKGPVIASTDYMKLFADQIRQWVPTKEYKVLGTDGFGRSDSRKKLRNFFEVDRHFVVLAALEALADRGDIEPKVVAEAITKFGIDPDKRNPLDC